In Caldisericaceae bacterium, the sequence CTTTAAAGAAGAAGCAGGAAGTAGAATTTCAACCAATAGCCTTGTTACAAATACACCAGAAATAAAACCAGACAAAATACCTATAGTTGTTGTTAAAGCAAATCCTTTAATAATTGTTGTGCCAAAATAGAAAAGTAGTGCAGCACCAACAAGAACTGTAAGGTTAGAATCAATTACAGTCCGTAAAGCATTTGCAAAACCTGCGTTTATGATACTCTTTAAGGATTTACCGAGTTTTAACTCTTCTTTCATCCTTTCAAAAACGATGACATTGATGTCTACTGCCATTCCAAGAGAAAGAACAGCTCCACCAATTGCAGGCAGTGATAGAGTTACCCTAAAGAGAAACAATACGGCAAGTTCCAATGCTAAATAAAATATCAAGGATAAGGCAGAAAGTAAACCTAAATACCCATAGAAAATTATCATATAAATGACAATCAAAGCAAAAGCAACTGCGGCACCTATAAGTGCCATTTTAATGGTATACGACCCTAAAGAAGGACCTACAACTTCTTCTTGGATAAAGTTCAATTTAACTGGTAAAGCACCGCTTCTTAGAAGAGCAGCATAATTAGCAGCTTCCTCTTTGGTAAAATTACCTTCTATTATTCCTTGACCATCGGTAATAGCACTATTCACAACTGGCGCCATAAGAAGCTTATTATCAAGGTAAATTGAAATCGTTTTTCCTATATTTTGCTGTGTAACTTCTGCAAAGATCTTTGCTCCAGTAGGATCAAGTTGAAAGGCAATAACCGGTTGCCCAAGATTTTTAGGATCTTTGCTAAATTCAAGCGTTGCGCTTTTAATATGTTCACCTGTTAACACCACTTTGCCATCTTCAGTTTTGAATTCCAATAATGCCGTTTGCCCAATTAATTCCCTTGCCTTGTTAGGGTCTTTCCAACCTGGGAGTTCAACATCGATCCTTTTCCAATTTGCTCCTCTTTCTTGGACGACTATTGCCTCAGAGACTCCAAGAGCGTTAACCCTTTTTTGAATAACAGAAATAGCAGTTTGCATTGCTTCCTGTGTAACTTTAACATCTCCTGTATCAACAGCCTCAAGCACAAATCTTACTCCACCTTTTATATCAAGTCCAAAGTGTGGCACTATATAACTTTCAAATTTGTTTAAAGTTTCAAGTGGTTTACCTGAGGCAGAAATCGCAGTGTAATCAACGTAAACTGCAAGACCAAATACGATAAGTAGAACAATTAACCATACAAAAAGTTTATTTCTCATCTAAAAAACCTCCTTAAGTTTTAATCATCTTGAGTTCGTTTTTTAACTTATTAAAATCTTCCTCTAAAAGCATCTTATATTCCCCATGGTAAAGAGCAGCAGCAGGATGAAATGTAACAAAAAATTTGTAGCCATCTTTTTCAAAAAATCTTCCATGGACGGCACTTATTTTTAAATTTGGATTAATGAGTGCATTCAAAGGGGTATTCCCAAGAATCACAATAATCTCAGGTTCAATGATGGAGATCTGAGCAAAT encodes:
- the secD gene encoding protein translocase subunit SecD is translated as MRNKLFVWLIVLLIVFGLAVYVDYTAISASGKPLETLNKFESYIVPHFGLDIKGGVRFVLEAVDTGDVKVTQEAMQTAISVIQKRVNALGVSEAIVVQERGANWKRIDVELPGWKDPNKARELIGQTALLEFKTEDGKVVLTGEHIKSATLEFSKDPKNLGQPVIAFQLDPTGAKIFAEVTQQNIGKTISIYLDNKLLMAPVVNSAITDGQGIIEGNFTKEEAANYAALLRSGALPVKLNFIQEEVVGPSLGSYTIKMALIGAAVAFALIVIYMIIFYGYLGLLSALSLIFYLALELAVLFLFRVTLSLPAIGGAVLSLGMAVDINVIVFERMKEELKLGKSLKSIINAGFANALRTVIDSNLTVLVGAALLFYFGTTIIKGFALTTTIGILSGFISGVFVTRLLVEILLPASSLKKPWIWGI